A section of the Oncorhynchus gorbuscha isolate QuinsamMale2020 ecotype Even-year linkage group LG04, OgorEven_v1.0, whole genome shotgun sequence genome encodes:
- the bcl2l16 gene encoding BCL2 like 16, with protein sequence MGQSEGLESRGGINSPDPLVREAYLMLHDYINYVIAGPDGHIGPPPTATAAALRHAGDELLVRFPIFFRRWPRVFHDVTEATACPMLTAILDEHFATTTPGGRRRDLAWSAVLSVYVLAGQMALHCHERGMEGILPQLKECVGGYVERVICPEIRDKGGWTGFVSRFGQKQDLEGQVKKVCCWTLLLLATSILSYFLWKRIKS encoded by the exons ATGGGTCAGTCAGAGGGGCTAGAGAGCAGGGGTGGCATAAACAGCCCTGACCCCCTGGTACGAGAGGCCTATCTGATGTTACATGACTATATAAACTATGTGATCGCAGGGCCCGACGGCCACATTGGCCCACCCCCTACTGCCACAGCAGCAGCCCTGCGCCATGCTGGGGATGAGCTGCTAGTTAGGTTCCCCATCTTCTTCAGGCGTTGGCCACGCGTCTTCCACGATGTGACCGAGGCCACAGCCTGTCCCATGCTAACCGCCATCCTGGATGAGCACTTTGCCACCACCACCCCTGGGGGGCGCCGACGGGACCTGGCCTGGAGTGCGGTGCTGTCTGTGTATGTGCTGGCTGGCCAGATGGCCCTGCACTGCCATGAGAGGGGCATGGAGGGAATCCTGCCCCAGCTTAAGGAGTGTGTGGGGGGTTACGTGGAGAGGGTCATCTGTCCAGAGATTCGGGACAAGGGTGGATGG ACAGGCTTTGTGTCCCGCTTTGGGCAGAAGCAGGACTTGGAGGGCCAGGTGAAGAAGGTGTGTTGCTGGACTCTACTGCTATTGGCTACCAGTATCCTGTCCTATTTCCTGTGGAAACGAATCAAATCTTAA